From a single bacterium genomic region:
- a CDS encoding sigma-70 family RNA polymerase sigma factor, which produces MFLLVIMMVGSADSSDLELVQRAKKGDKRAFGDLVRRHQRKVYALCFRLGGSHDAADDLTQEAFIKAFQAISTFDEAYPFIAWIMRIASNNALNYIKRQKFQVSGEEGELVIDAQTSSHTEDNPHANLSQQEIDARYQQALNALPPDFRTVFVLRMHEEISYEEIAQRLKISVGTVMSRLHRARQRMLQTLQRLNKLAKSSQIRFPDEEYFESLASRIDEGVANQPAGQSRIVEFFLVRRKSVAIISSAAAVLLVVLIGMNMFGPTAKKYPNELPAYKAVPQEMIIRNQRVDTAAAGTTVDLMTVPNKDLSGDVKSQEIVVSDEPKLEIASPVPETSSVSMVQPEGESATPADSRDAMKVPTSALIKPGQLKKKNLSDESSGAVQNSLSGLEEMSSQIATVPSLAADTIIIFTETIFPGLGESTNDALSNSADIASRPDLSRFHDSGNLSWSVYRDVFNELEQGMYRGMKLSALTRSLDSLQAWKDSIKVLGPARWYAEQAFRSLQAKEITWDEYQRMRAYIDHYMAETQIPDSAVWNRRLPIVDEIYERQLGKQYREKK; this is translated from the coding sequence TTGTTCTTACTGGTAATAATGATGGTGGGGTCAGCCGATTCGTCCGACCTGGAGTTGGTCCAGCGGGCGAAGAAAGGCGACAAGCGCGCTTTCGGCGATTTGGTCAGGCGCCATCAACGCAAGGTTTATGCACTCTGTTTCCGGCTGGGCGGCTCGCACGATGCCGCCGACGATTTGACGCAGGAGGCTTTTATCAAAGCTTTTCAGGCTATCAGCACGTTCGACGAAGCATATCCGTTTATCGCGTGGATTATGCGGATCGCCTCGAACAACGCGCTGAACTACATCAAGCGTCAGAAGTTTCAAGTCTCCGGCGAAGAAGGCGAGCTTGTCATTGACGCCCAGACCTCATCGCATACCGAAGACAATCCGCACGCGAACTTGAGCCAGCAGGAGATTGATGCGCGTTATCAGCAAGCTCTGAATGCGCTGCCGCCTGATTTTCGCACCGTATTTGTTTTGCGGATGCACGAAGAGATAAGCTATGAAGAAATCGCCCAACGCCTCAAGATTAGCGTAGGAACAGTTATGTCGCGCCTGCACCGAGCAAGGCAACGCATGTTGCAGACATTGCAGCGGCTCAATAAGCTCGCAAAGAGCTCGCAGATCAGATTTCCCGATGAGGAGTACTTCGAGAGTCTTGCCAGCCGCATCGATGAAGGTGTCGCAAACCAACCCGCCGGACAGTCGCGGATAGTCGAGTTCTTTCTGGTAAGGCGCAAGTCTGTCGCGATCATCAGTTCGGCGGCGGCGGTGTTGCTGGTGGTGCTGATTGGCATGAACATGTTCGGTCCAACGGCGAAGAAGTATCCAAACGAATTGCCGGCATATAAAGCTGTGCCGCAAGAGATGATTATCCGGAATCAGCGAGTCGATACAGCCGCGGCAGGAACAACTGTGGACCTGATGACTGTACCTAACAAGGATCTGTCAGGAGATGTCAAATCGCAGGAAATCGTGGTGAGCGACGAACCGAAATTGGAGATTGCCTCGCCGGTGCCTGAAACTTCGTCAGTTTCGATGGTTCAGCCAGAAGGCGAAAGTGCGACGCCAGCGGACTCGCGCGATGCAATGAAGGTCCCGACGAGCGCGCTAATCAAACCAGGTCAGTTGAAGAAGAAAAACTTGAGCGATGAATCCTCTGGCGCTGTTCAGAATAGTCTTTCCGGACTCGAAGAGATGTCCAGCCAGATTGCGACGGTACCTTCGCTAGCAGCGGATACTATTATCATTTTCACTGAGACGATCTTCCCCGGTTTAGGTGAGTCGACTAACGATGCCTTGTCGAATTCAGCCGACATTGCGTCCAGGCCCGACCTATCGCGGTTCCACGATTCCGGCAACTTGTCTTGGAGCGTGTATCGGGACGTTTTCAACGAACTCGAACAAGGAATGTATCGAGGCATGAAATTGTCGGCGCTGACGCGTTCGCTTGATTCATTGCAAGCTTGGAAGGACTCGATCAAGGTACTTGGACCGGCGCGCTGGTATGCGGAGCAGGCGTTTCGTTCACTTCAGGCGAAAGAGATTACGTGGGATGAATATCAGCGGATGCGCGCTTACATCGACCACTATATGGCAGAAACGCAAATCCCGGACAGTGCCGTTTGGAATCGCCGTCTCCCGATTGTCGACGAAATCTATGAGCGACAACTCGGCAAGCAGTACCGGGAAAAGAAGTAA
- the recG gene encoding ATP-dependent DNA helicase RecG, whose protein sequence is MTYSRNPAEVAVTYMKGVGPKKAEILSRVGIETIEDLLYYLPRRYLDRSNLQSIATLQFGTEVTVVGKIVMQGLLRARKKFYEIVIQDDTGHLPLLWFNGIKYIEKRYKRGMTLSVSGTVSDFRGGARIIHPEVEVIFEDEEEAKIHTGRIIPIYPSTELLKSNWLDSRGFRRIIKPALDQYGDFIEDLVPASVVEDAKLMPLPDAVKQIHYPDNFEVRAQARHSLAFRELLLFQLLVADRRQRITHKHKAHTIAKPDQGFHDWVHALPFKLTKSQGKAVAEILEDLYKPEPMLKLLQGDVGSGKTVVATMAMLLVARSGYQAAMMAPTELLAQQHFQTITKLLASTGEVPVLLTGTTPPRERKLILGALEAGKTKIIVGTHALFTDDVTFANLAFAVVDEQHRFGVSQREALLAKGNSPDLLVMTATPIPRTLALTAYGDLDLSIIDEMPVGRIPVKTALRTDADRPKIYKFIRDEVKSGNQVFFIYPLVEESLKVQLKAATKAYQDLSEVIFPDLAIGLVHGQMKKEEREQTMARFAKRELGILVSTTVVEVGIDIPDATVIVIEHAERFGLSQLHQLRGRVGRSNKKSYCILITEMETTSESYQRLQRFVDCNDGFKIAELDLELRGPGELLGTKQSGMPEFKVANIATDLSLILTAREFAHRLMTNTLAMSDQERLKLKMYIKQRREREQSGGVS, encoded by the coding sequence ATGACGTATTCCCGTAACCCGGCCGAAGTCGCAGTCACCTACATGAAGGGGGTCGGCCCCAAAAAGGCGGAGATACTCAGTCGCGTCGGGATCGAGACAATCGAAGACCTTCTGTACTATCTCCCGCGCCGATATCTCGACCGTTCAAATCTACAGTCGATCGCGACATTGCAATTTGGCACTGAAGTCACAGTCGTCGGGAAGATTGTCATGCAAGGGTTGTTGCGAGCCCGCAAGAAATTCTACGAAATCGTAATTCAGGACGACACGGGGCATCTGCCGCTGTTGTGGTTCAATGGAATCAAATACATCGAGAAGCGCTACAAGCGGGGAATGACGCTGTCGGTATCGGGCACGGTCAGCGATTTTCGCGGCGGGGCCCGGATCATTCATCCTGAAGTCGAAGTCATTTTCGAGGACGAAGAAGAGGCAAAGATTCATACGGGTCGAATCATTCCGATATATCCTTCGACCGAATTACTGAAATCGAACTGGCTCGACTCGCGCGGATTCCGTCGTATCATCAAGCCGGCGCTGGACCAGTATGGCGACTTCATCGAAGACCTCGTTCCTGCATCAGTGGTTGAAGACGCCAAATTGATGCCGTTGCCCGATGCCGTGAAGCAGATTCACTATCCCGACAATTTTGAGGTTCGCGCTCAGGCGCGTCACTCGCTGGCGTTTCGCGAACTGCTGCTGTTTCAACTGCTCGTGGCCGACCGTCGGCAACGCATTACGCATAAACACAAGGCGCACACCATTGCCAAGCCGGATCAAGGATTTCATGATTGGGTGCATGCACTGCCGTTTAAGCTGACGAAGTCTCAAGGCAAAGCAGTTGCTGAAATTTTGGAAGACCTCTACAAACCCGAACCGATGTTGAAATTGTTGCAGGGCGATGTCGGGTCAGGTAAGACAGTTGTCGCGACGATGGCGATGCTTCTGGTAGCACGCTCCGGTTATCAAGCGGCAATGATGGCTCCGACCGAATTGCTCGCGCAGCAGCATTTTCAGACAATCACCAAGTTGCTGGCTTCGACCGGCGAGGTTCCAGTCTTGCTGACCGGGACTACACCACCGCGCGAGCGCAAATTGATTCTGGGCGCATTGGAGGCTGGCAAAACAAAGATCATCGTCGGAACTCACGCTTTGTTTACAGATGATGTCACTTTCGCCAATTTGGCATTTGCCGTCGTCGATGAGCAACATCGTTTCGGCGTCTCCCAGCGCGAAGCCTTGCTTGCGAAAGGGAACTCACCCGACCTTTTGGTAATGACAGCGACGCCGATTCCTCGGACATTGGCGTTGACGGCATACGGCGATTTGGATCTGTCGATCATCGATGAAATGCCGGTAGGGCGCATTCCAGTAAAGACGGCGCTTCGCACCGATGCCGATCGGCCCAAAATCTACAAGTTCATTCGCGATGAAGTCAAATCCGGCAATCAGGTGTTCTTCATTTATCCACTGGTGGAAGAATCGCTCAAGGTACAGCTTAAAGCCGCAACGAAGGCGTATCAGGACCTCTCGGAAGTGATCTTTCCAGACCTGGCGATTGGACTTGTGCATGGACAAATGAAGAAGGAAGAACGCGAGCAGACGATGGCGCGCTTTGCGAAACGCGAACTGGGCATACTGGTTTCGACGACGGTGGTCGAGGTGGGCATCGACATTCCTGATGCGACTGTGATTGTGATCGAACACGCCGAGCGGTTTGGGCTGAGCCAACTCCATCAGTTGCGCGGGCGAGTTGGTCGCTCCAACAAGAAGTCGTATTGCATTCTGATTACCGAGATGGAAACGACCAGTGAGAGCTACCAACGGCTTCAGCGATTTGTCGATTGCAACGACGGATTCAAAATCGCGGAACTCGATTTGGAACTACGGGGGCCGGGTGAATTGCTTGGCACCAAACAGAGCGGAATGCCCGAATTCAAAGTGGCGAACATCGCGACTGACCTAAGTTTAATCTTGACGGCTCGCGAATTTGCTCATAGATTAATGACAAATACGCTGGCGATGTCCGATCAGGAGCGCCTCAAATTGAAAATGTATATTAAGCAACGGCGGGAAAGAGAACAATCTGGTGGCGTCTCATAG
- a CDS encoding DUF1844 domain-containing protein codes for MAEISKEAREQALFSALLFSLHSAGMQQLGKIINPMSGKIERDLEQAQATIEMMELIKKRTMGNLDDYESKVLGRLLAELQMNYVDEVNREQKSGTPDESSGTT; via the coding sequence ATGGCTGAAATCTCCAAGGAAGCCCGCGAACAGGCGTTGTTTAGCGCGCTGTTGTTTAGCCTGCATTCGGCAGGGATGCAGCAGCTTGGCAAGATCATCAATCCGATGAGCGGCAAGATCGAACGCGATTTGGAACAAGCGCAGGCGACGATCGAAATGATGGAGTTAATCAAGAAGCGCACGATGGGCAATCTTGACGATTATGAGTCGAAGGTCCTGGGTCGCTTGCTCGCTGAATTGCAGATGAATTATGTCGATGAAGTTAATAGAGAACAAAAATCCGGAACACCGGACGAGTCTTCAGGTACAACATAA
- the murB gene encoding UDP-N-acetylmuramate dehydrogenase, whose protein sequence is MSISSDKSGTAGSVAESSFRMERDYPIAKLTTFGIGGPADMVAFCETVEQVVEAVEFCKTNKIDYFVIGGGSNILASDAGFRGMIILPKIDYFKIEGESINVGAAYSLARMVEEAVEGGLAGLESLSGIAGTVGGAIVGNAGAYGQSISDTLIDVSIYNPDRGLYTALKDEIGFRYRHSELKWTRNIVLSARFKLKHEDVELLRNRAAEILEQRWSRHPHQDVSAGCFFKNIEDKSAPHGKIAAGYLLEQIGGKSETVGNAGVYPSHANILINKGGATASEVRALSLKLKQKVKEVYGVELSEEVILLGDFS, encoded by the coding sequence ATGTCAATATCTTCAGATAAATCAGGCACGGCCGGGTCCGTAGCCGAAAGCAGTTTTCGTATGGAGCGCGATTATCCGATAGCCAAACTGACGACTTTCGGAATCGGCGGTCCCGCGGACATGGTCGCTTTTTGCGAGACTGTCGAACAGGTTGTGGAGGCGGTCGAGTTTTGCAAGACGAACAAGATCGACTACTTCGTGATTGGCGGCGGCTCGAATATACTTGCATCAGATGCCGGTTTTCGCGGCATGATCATATTGCCAAAGATTGACTACTTCAAGATTGAAGGGGAATCGATTAACGTCGGCGCGGCATACTCCTTGGCCAGAATGGTCGAAGAGGCAGTCGAAGGCGGGTTGGCCGGATTGGAATCTCTGTCTGGAATTGCCGGCACTGTCGGCGGGGCGATTGTCGGAAATGCCGGCGCTTATGGGCAATCGATCTCAGATACCTTGATCGATGTCAGCATTTACAATCCAGACCGTGGTTTGTACACAGCGTTGAAAGATGAGATCGGTTTTCGATATCGTCATAGCGAACTCAAATGGACCAGGAACATCGTTTTGTCGGCTCGATTCAAATTGAAACATGAAGATGTCGAGCTTCTTCGCAACCGTGCAGCGGAAATCCTCGAACAACGCTGGTCGCGACACCCGCATCAGGATGTTTCGGCAGGGTGTTTCTTCAAGAACATAGAGGACAAAAGTGCTCCTCATGGCAAAATCGCTGCGGGATACCTGCTTGAGCAGATCGGCGGGAAGTCGGAAACGGTTGGAAATGCAGGAGTTTATCCAAGTCACGCCAATATCTTGATAAACAAAGGCGGCGCGACCGCGTCGGAAGTAAGAGCGCTTTCGCTAAAACTTAAGCAAAAAGTTAAAGAAGTTTATGGCGTAGAGCTTTCCGAAGAAGTAATCTTACTGGGAGACTTTAGCTAA
- the sprA gene encoding cell surface protein SprA — protein sequence MYVDPYNPTKYPDESTGGTFILYGADRSTSQSSEDFYTVHRTSHYIIFDQPIYAGKSVGIYMEYVRKYEDGSADTISVGNTDSDSLYVLKLLRTENPLPSYVSWNYVWRSIYDVGRVTDLDGFNVVIYRGDATSSADKQESDLNHLNGTEYKVLMGLDNNRDGRVDAYNTNIFDAYRGHLWLPGRRPFDSDVLTDRVPSLYDKSSATDRQNESKYYLEITSASRQSEFRLGNFDIVPESETVTLNGRVLTKGVDYNIQYEYGSITFLNEEALSASADVSIDYEFSPLISSQKKTLLGARAEYEFSRNFKIGAMALYKSEKETDRKPKLGEEQAKFLNLDVDASYSFDTYALTKLINVLPIIDSKVPSRVALQGEIGQSMPNPNVKGEASIDDFEGSKELYSLGVNRTGWNPISPPAQLDTLSLKRAKLIWYNPYDQVPITDIYDRDLKSGENRTNILVLRFAPQADEVTNEKTGSWAGVMRALSKGAYDQSKTRFVELRIRGRVGRLHVDVGEISEDLNGNKALDTEDSKTNPNQIAEIVEDIGLDLLSDEQELALCAAGTAPDWYDCSPTSTDPAGDNWAYDSDDKNNYDHINGTEKSRDDFARLNRPDTEDINADGILQERENYYTWNIDLANNPFRVIGTERNDWYTIRIPFQDSTLYEIVGNPLRSNVRAMRLWIDGVSVDTAYVEIADIELTRNAWEAFPILPADKVRTEETRFSVSVINTEEDTVYNPPPGVEGFYDKTTGLREREQSLRYDFFNFAPGDTGLAERIPFKSQDLSGYEKLEMWIHGDSLRDNFQFFYRFGPDARNYYEYRTTLNVGWDPDHAVNIVFDELTQVKLKLQELKEQYPDTLEYSEGKFRVYGNPSLTRVKYYAMGITNTDSLELPSRVSGNIWIDEMRATQVRRDQGLAGMVSGAITFADIASFTANYMRQDEFFRTLTQADRRDLGSGSKSTNYGYTVSFTLDKFLPPNDGASIPFSYNWSRSELSPRLITGSDIVVPTDRIDEQRSVSTNYGFSISERWNKRTSNPLYTVLLNKFQSSFSWTKSQSKTPTVPVSDADRYNAKGRYSVVSPIRSGLKIFSWMGGVPLVPKRVTATQFNPIPARLNLDGDVTRSTEYQLNSFGVSTSRYSRVLRGSFDTGFNPLTGWDLGYRFTTDRDLSDPNQVKLSLNPKSIMLGRERSYTESFTANYSPNIVPFITGTKLGFTGSHGETFSQIVVGSTEPETRRIQNSRSLSAGATFNLQKLIGQNTRGAAKRPTAPKVQPRNPSLDSLRRNVPPDSLPPAGKKQEAKKEPGTPIYSYGLKFVHFFTDQIDPMSASFKLDERVSLDGFTERPSLLYRLGLSNDLEGVGRVPVTTINSQQDLYSKGRTYTARSGVRLPLGFSVGTNWAYSIQEGTNKQTRDDSRTWPDLSLKFGKLDWLMFPKLFTKSLSLDSKYSEKRNWQFNVSTGQKRSDIHTIDYSPLISAAFDWKFAQGLRTTVSYSKSVSDRQQFRDGANQDGSVTTRTKDYSNGIVIKTTYSFRGGSNVWLPLFGRVKIQSNLTLDLDISNRTTRTENHAPVKNVETNEITFNISETSNRSELTIQPSATYNFSTNIKGGMRARWTDSKDIKSGGRHVRELETWVEIRF from the coding sequence TTGTATGTCGATCCATATAACCCTACCAAATACCCGGATGAGTCGACCGGCGGCACTTTTATTCTCTACGGGGCCGACAGATCGACATCGCAATCGAGTGAAGACTTCTACACGGTTCACAGGACATCGCACTACATCATTTTCGACCAACCTATATACGCCGGAAAATCGGTCGGTATCTATATGGAGTACGTTCGAAAATACGAAGATGGTTCAGCAGATACAATTTCAGTCGGTAATACCGACAGCGATTCACTTTATGTTCTCAAACTTCTGAGGACAGAAAATCCGCTGCCGTCATACGTCAGTTGGAACTATGTCTGGCGGAGTATCTATGACGTAGGTCGGGTCACTGATTTGGACGGATTCAATGTTGTGATTTATCGTGGCGATGCAACATCGTCGGCAGACAAACAGGAATCGGACCTGAATCACCTTAACGGTACTGAGTACAAGGTTTTGATGGGGCTGGATAATAATCGAGACGGCAGGGTGGATGCGTACAATACGAATATTTTCGACGCCTACCGAGGACACCTGTGGTTGCCGGGGAGACGACCGTTTGACAGTGACGTACTGACAGATCGGGTACCGTCTTTGTACGACAAGTCTTCTGCAACCGACCGACAGAATGAGTCCAAGTATTATCTCGAGATAACATCAGCGTCGCGGCAAAGCGAATTCCGGCTCGGCAATTTCGATATCGTTCCGGAGTCGGAGACGGTGACCCTCAATGGCCGAGTCTTGACGAAGGGTGTTGACTACAACATTCAGTATGAGTATGGCAGTATTACCTTCCTGAACGAGGAAGCGTTGAGCGCGTCGGCAGATGTTTCGATCGATTACGAGTTTTCGCCATTGATATCATCGCAGAAGAAGACACTGCTTGGCGCCCGGGCCGAGTACGAGTTTTCGCGCAATTTCAAGATCGGCGCGATGGCATTGTACAAATCGGAAAAGGAAACCGACCGCAAACCGAAACTTGGAGAAGAACAGGCAAAGTTCCTCAATCTTGATGTCGACGCTTCCTACAGTTTCGATACCTACGCCTTGACTAAGCTGATTAACGTGCTTCCGATTATTGATTCCAAGGTGCCGTCGCGAGTTGCACTTCAGGGTGAGATCGGGCAGTCGATGCCGAATCCAAACGTCAAGGGAGAGGCGTCAATCGACGATTTCGAAGGCTCCAAAGAACTCTATTCGCTCGGTGTGAATCGTACCGGCTGGAACCCGATATCGCCGCCGGCACAACTCGATACTCTGTCGCTCAAGCGCGCCAAACTGATTTGGTATAATCCGTATGACCAAGTGCCGATCACGGATATTTACGATCGCGATCTTAAGAGCGGCGAGAATCGTACCAATATTCTCGTTCTGCGATTTGCGCCGCAGGCCGACGAGGTAACGAATGAAAAGACCGGATCGTGGGCTGGAGTTATGCGTGCTTTATCCAAGGGCGCGTACGATCAATCAAAAACTCGATTTGTTGAACTGCGCATTCGCGGCCGCGTTGGTCGTCTGCATGTTGACGTTGGCGAGATCAGCGAAGACTTGAACGGTAACAAGGCACTCGACACCGAGGACAGCAAAACCAATCCAAACCAAATTGCGGAGATTGTCGAAGACATCGGTCTTGACCTGCTTTCGGATGAGCAGGAACTGGCGCTATGCGCAGCCGGTACGGCGCCGGATTGGTATGATTGCAGCCCTACCAGCACTGACCCGGCAGGCGACAATTGGGCATACGACAGCGATGACAAGAACAATTACGATCACATCAACGGCACCGAAAAGAGTCGCGATGATTTTGCGCGACTTAATCGGCCCGACACCGAAGACATCAATGCCGACGGTATCTTGCAGGAGCGTGAGAATTACTACACTTGGAACATCGATCTTGCCAATAATCCATTCCGTGTTATCGGTACGGAGCGCAATGATTGGTACACGATTCGCATTCCATTCCAGGACAGCACGCTGTATGAAATCGTCGGAAATCCGCTTCGCAGCAACGTCCGCGCTATGCGATTGTGGATCGACGGTGTGTCGGTTGATACGGCATATGTTGAAATTGCTGATATCGAGTTGACGCGCAACGCCTGGGAAGCTTTCCCGATTCTGCCAGCCGACAAGGTCCGTACCGAGGAAACGCGATTCTCCGTATCTGTAATCAATACTGAAGAAGATACAGTCTATAATCCCCCTCCCGGCGTTGAAGGATTCTACGACAAAACCACCGGCCTGCGCGAACGCGAACAGTCGCTGCGCTATGACTTTTTCAATTTTGCACCCGGCGACACCGGACTCGCGGAGAGAATTCCCTTCAAATCGCAGGACCTTAGCGGCTACGAAAAGCTTGAGATGTGGATTCACGGCGACTCATTGAGAGATAATTTCCAGTTTTTCTATCGCTTCGGTCCCGACGCCCGCAACTACTATGAGTATCGCACGACGCTGAACGTTGGCTGGGATCCCGACCACGCAGTCAACATTGTTTTCGACGAACTCACTCAAGTGAAATTGAAACTTCAGGAGTTGAAGGAGCAATACCCCGATACATTGGAATACAGCGAGGGCAAATTCCGAGTCTACGGGAATCCTTCGCTTACACGCGTCAAATATTATGCAATGGGCATTACCAATACGGACTCGCTCGAATTGCCAAGTCGGGTGAGCGGCAATATCTGGATTGACGAAATGCGCGCCACGCAGGTGAGACGCGACCAGGGATTGGCGGGAATGGTCTCCGGTGCCATAACGTTCGCAGATATCGCATCATTCACGGCAAACTATATGCGTCAAGATGAGTTCTTCCGAACACTGACGCAAGCCGACCGCCGCGATCTTGGTTCCGGCAGCAAGAGTACGAATTATGGATACACAGTCAGCTTCACGCTCGACAAGTTCCTGCCGCCGAACGACGGTGCATCGATACCATTCAGTTACAATTGGAGCCGTTCCGAGCTTTCGCCGCGACTGATAACCGGGTCCGATATTGTTGTGCCGACCGACCGTATTGATGAACAGCGCAGTGTGTCGACGAACTATGGATTTTCGATCAGCGAGCGCTGGAATAAACGCACCAGTAATCCGCTGTACACGGTTTTGCTCAACAAATTCCAATCGAGCTTTTCTTGGACAAAGTCCCAGTCGAAGACGCCAACTGTGCCGGTGAGCGATGCCGATCGCTACAATGCCAAAGGTCGTTACTCCGTCGTATCGCCAATCCGCAGCGGACTGAAGATATTTTCGTGGATGGGTGGAGTGCCGTTGGTACCGAAGCGGGTAACGGCAACGCAGTTCAATCCTATTCCGGCGCGGCTCAATTTGGACGGCGACGTCACGCGGTCGACGGAGTACCAGCTCAACAGTTTTGGTGTGTCGACCAGCCGCTATTCGCGGGTACTGCGCGGGTCATTTGATACCGGATTCAATCCTTTGACCGGCTGGGATTTGGGCTATCGTTTCACCACCGACCGCGATTTAAGCGATCCGAATCAGGTGAAGTTGTCGCTCAACCCCAAGAGCATTATGCTTGGCCGCGAACGCAGTTACACCGAGTCATTTACGGCCAATTACAGTCCGAACATAGTGCCGTTTATTACGGGAACGAAACTCGGATTCACCGGCTCGCACGGTGAGACCTTTAGCCAAATTGTTGTGGGCAGTACGGAGCCGGAGACGAGAAGAATCCAGAATTCACGCAGTCTCTCGGCAGGCGCGACTTTCAATTTGCAGAAGCTGATTGGTCAGAACACCAGGGGCGCCGCGAAAAGACCGACTGCGCCAAAAGTTCAGCCGCGCAATCCCAGTTTGGATTCGCTTCGACGCAATGTCCCGCCTGACTCACTACCACCGGCGGGAAAGAAGCAGGAAGCGAAGAAAGAACCGGGTACGCCGATTTACTCTTACGGGCTGAAGTTCGTTCACTTCTTTACAGACCAGATTGATCCAATGTCTGCGTCATTTAAGTTGGACGAGCGCGTGTCCCTTGATGGATTTACCGAACGCCCATCGCTGCTGTATCGACTTGGTCTCTCAAACGATTTGGAAGGTGTCGGGCGCGTTCCAGTGACGACAATCAATAGCCAGCAAGATCTGTACAGCAAGGGCAGGACCTATACGGCACGATCTGGTGTTCGACTGCCGTTGGGATTTTCTGTTGGCACAAACTGGGCTTACTCTATTCAAGAGGGCACCAACAAGCAAACGCGCGATGATTCTCGAACCTGGCCGGACCTAAGTTTGAAATTCGGAAAGCTCGATTGGCTGATGTTCCCGAAGCTGTTTACCAAATCGCTCTCGCTCGATTCGAAGTACTCGGAAAAGAGAAATTGGCAGTTCAATGTCAGTACCGGACAGAAGCGAAGCGACATTCACACAATCGACTATTCGCCTCTGATCTCGGCTGCATTCGACTGGAAGTTCGCGCAGGGTCTGAGGACCACTGTCAGCTACAGCAAGAGCGTATCTGATCGCCAACAGTTCCGTGATGGTGCAAATCAAGATGGCAGCGTCACGACTCGCACCAAGGATTACAGCAATGGTATTGTCATTAAGACGACCTATTCGTTCCGCGGTGGAAGCAATGTCTGGCTGCCGTTGTTTGGACGCGTAAAGATACAGTCGAATCTGACTCTTGATCTTGATATCTCGAATCGCACAACCAGGACCGAGAACCACGCGCCGGTGAAGAATGTCGAAACCAATGAGATAACGTTCAATATCTCAGAAACCTCGAATCGTTCCGAATTGACGATTCAACCGAGTGCGACCTATAATTTCTCCACCAATATTAAGGGAGGAATGCGGGCGCGCTGGACTGATTCCAAGGACATTAAGTCGGGCGGGCGCCATGTCCGCGAACTTGAAACTTGGGTGGAGATTAGATTCTAG
- a CDS encoding helix-hairpin-helix domain-containing protein → MDSLKEVFSFSRAETVALCILLTICLIGGGILIYEHSRQSLPPQMIFESLSAEPSSSDEEPNEMPSSNSAMAANVPPKQTPSFRQNRLRVNINTAPAESLALLPFVGATLSARIVDYREKHGQYDSVGQLVEVYGIGPKSIEKIRPYLICE, encoded by the coding sequence ATGGACAGCCTTAAGGAAGTCTTCTCATTTTCCCGTGCCGAAACGGTCGCGCTTTGCATCCTATTGACTATCTGTCTGATCGGCGGCGGAATTCTGATCTACGAACATTCGCGCCAGTCATTGCCTCCACAGATGATCTTTGAATCACTCTCGGCTGAACCGAGTTCATCCGACGAGGAACCGAACGAGATGCCTTCATCAAATTCCGCGATGGCGGCAAACGTGCCGCCGAAGCAGACTCCTTCCTTTCGTCAAAACAGGCTCCGAGTGAACATCAATACCGCACCCGCCGAAAGTCTGGCACTTCTTCCTTTCGTTGGCGCGACGTTAAGTGCGCGTATTGTCGATTACCGTGAAAAGCACGGCCAATACGACTCGGTCGGCCAATTGGTTGAGGTCTACGGCATCGGCCCCAAAAGCATAGAGAAAATCAGGCCCTACCTAATCTGCGAATAG